The following coding sequences are from one Hymenobacter sp. DG25A window:
- a CDS encoding DegT/DnrJ/EryC1/StrS family aminotransferase produces the protein MRSQDHDRIYLSPPHLGRHELNYLHKAIEDNWVAPVGPNITGFEQDICQYTGAGHGVALTSGTAAIHLGLLALGVGPGDEVLCSSFTFVASANPITYVGATPVFVDSEAETWNMDPVRLREAIEDRQRHGRTPKALVLVHLYGMPAQMREIMAIAEEFNISVLEDSAEGLGSLYHGQALGTFGAVGVFSFNGNKILTTSGGGVLITHRKDIATQALFLATQAREAAAHYQHETTGYNYRLSNLLAGIGRGQMGLLDDRVKKRREIFAWYQKHLQDIPGLTVGPTEPAKSRSNRWLTTVLLDPEQTSVTPEQLRQHLETHNVESRPLWKPLHLQPLFANAPMYGGEVSARLFQQGLCLPSGSAMTDIDLRRVVDGIKELLVS, from the coding sequence CCCCACCTGGGGCGGCACGAGCTGAATTATTTACACAAAGCCATTGAGGATAACTGGGTGGCGCCCGTAGGGCCCAACATCACCGGGTTCGAGCAGGATATCTGCCAATACACGGGGGCCGGGCACGGCGTAGCCCTTACCTCCGGCACCGCCGCCATTCACCTGGGCCTGCTGGCACTAGGCGTGGGCCCCGGCGACGAAGTGCTGTGCTCCTCCTTCACCTTTGTGGCCTCGGCTAATCCCATCACCTACGTGGGTGCCACGCCGGTTTTTGTGGATAGTGAAGCGGAAACCTGGAACATGGACCCCGTCCGGCTGCGCGAAGCCATTGAGGACCGGCAGCGGCACGGCCGCACCCCCAAAGCCCTGGTGCTGGTGCACCTCTACGGCATGCCTGCCCAAATGCGAGAGATAATGGCTATTGCCGAAGAATTCAACATATCGGTGCTGGAAGATTCGGCTGAGGGCCTGGGCTCCCTCTACCACGGGCAGGCGCTGGGCACGTTTGGCGCGGTGGGCGTATTCTCCTTCAACGGCAACAAAATCCTGACTACCAGCGGTGGCGGCGTACTCATCACTCACCGGAAGGATATAGCCACGCAGGCGCTTTTTCTGGCCACCCAGGCCCGGGAAGCGGCGGCACACTACCAGCACGAAACCACCGGCTACAACTACCGCCTCAGCAACCTGCTGGCCGGCATTGGCCGGGGGCAGATGGGCCTGCTTGATGATAGGGTGAAGAAGCGCCGGGAAATCTTTGCCTGGTACCAGAAGCACCTGCAGGATATTCCCGGCCTCACGGTAGGCCCCACGGAACCTGCCAAAAGCCGCAGCAACCGCTGGCTGACTACGGTGCTGCTGGATCCGGAGCAGACCAGCGTTACCCCGGAGCAGCTGCGCCAGCACCTGGAAACGCACAACGTAGAAAGCCGCCCGCTCTGGAAGCCCCTGCACCTGCAGCCTCTTTTTGCCAATGCTCCCATGTACGGGGGCGAAGTCAGTGCGCGCCTGTTCCAGCAGGGCCTGTGCCTGCCCTCCGGCTCCGCCATGACCGATATTGACCTGCGCCGGGTGGTGGATGGGATTAAAGAACTGCTGGTATCGTAG